A DNA window from Myxococcales bacterium contains the following coding sequences:
- a CDS encoding NAD(P)H-dependent oxidoreductase subunit E, with amino-acid sequence MTSLPPEAQGEVNELLAQFPNKRSALLMVLRVVERQFGCIDDRGMALAAEACEVSVAHVQGAVTFYSHYKRPHHGKHRFMVCATLMCAMGGHCDRALAQIEARLGIKPGERTADGLFSVEKVECLADCHKPPVVQVDFTHHTCFEGAALDQFITSLLREEGKPETAYEGQSGVKMQGRVFTLPVLHDFKQGPAEPKA; translated from the coding sequence ATGACCTCTCTTCCTCCCGAAGCGCAAGGTGAAGTCAACGAGCTGCTTGCGCAATTTCCCAACAAGCGTTCGGCCTTGTTGATGGTCCTTCGGGTCGTGGAACGACAGTTTGGCTGTATCGACGACCGAGGTATGGCGCTCGCGGCGGAGGCGTGCGAGGTGAGCGTGGCGCATGTGCAAGGTGCCGTGACGTTCTATTCCCACTACAAGCGTCCCCATCACGGCAAGCACCGCTTCATGGTCTGTGCCACCTTGATGTGCGCCATGGGGGGGCACTGCGATAGGGCCTTGGCTCAGATCGAGGCACGTTTGGGCATCAAGCCGGGTGAACGCACCGCCGACGGCCTGTTCTCCGTGGAGAAGGTCGAGTGCCTGGCCGATTGTCACAAGCCTCCCGTAGTGCAGGTGGACTTTACGCACCACACCTGCTTCGAGGGAGCCGCGCTCGATCAGTTCATTACGAGCCTTCTGCGTGAAGAGGGTAAGCCGGAGACGGCCTACGAGGGCCAAAGCGGTGTGAAGATGCAGGGCCGTGTCTTCACGTTGCCCGTCTTGCACGACTTCAAGCAGGGCCCCGCAGAGCCCAAGGCGTAA
- a CDS encoding (2Fe-2S)-binding protein: MDNKPAAPPLVNVKIDGRDLQVPAGTSVIKACHDNGIDVPHYCYHEDLSVAANCRICLVAVKGQPKLAVACGTPVAEGMEVATRSAEVDEARKGVMEFLLINHPLDCPECDQAGECRLQNYSYSYGRANGRFQELKVIKSKASLGPHVKYWGSRCIVCTRCVRFTNEVSGTEELGVIYRGDRSEIAVFPGKSLDNPLSMNTVDVCPVGALVSADFLYQARVWNLSRKDSMCPDCSVGCNTRVDVDKKNVVKRITPRRNDQVNRSWMCDEGRLSFPYVYEGRLDKPRVEGQSSTWAQAFAAVQSLLGAGQRIAVGVSAWNTAETMSEAQKLSAKLSAKLFGYAAPGRAEQVFPGFRISGDRNPNRAGLATLGVNDAEASVAAAASDVIDTLVLVHNIPDPAAAAVVAPVVERARHVVLLHFAPAPWLPGAKAKVVLPTLTHFESQGHYVNGQGLSQAFEPVVEPVTAGRSSHEILHDLQMPAPGAKAV; the protein is encoded by the coding sequence ATGGACAACAAGCCCGCCGCTCCCCCGCTCGTCAACGTCAAGATCGACGGGCGTGATCTGCAGGTGCCTGCAGGCACCTCCGTGATCAAGGCCTGCCACGACAATGGCATAGACGTTCCGCACTACTGCTATCACGAAGACCTCAGCGTCGCCGCGAACTGCCGCATCTGTCTCGTGGCGGTCAAGGGCCAACCCAAGTTGGCCGTGGCGTGCGGCACGCCGGTCGCCGAAGGCATGGAGGTGGCCACCCGCAGCGCCGAGGTGGATGAAGCCCGTAAGGGTGTGATGGAGTTCTTACTCATCAACCACCCCCTCGACTGCCCCGAGTGCGACCAGGCCGGCGAGTGCCGCCTGCAGAACTACAGTTATTCGTACGGCAGGGCCAATGGCCGCTTCCAGGAACTCAAGGTCATCAAGAGCAAGGCCTCGCTGGGCCCTCACGTCAAGTACTGGGGCTCTCGCTGTATCGTGTGCACGCGCTGCGTACGGTTCACCAACGAGGTCAGCGGCACGGAAGAGCTCGGCGTCATCTACCGTGGTGACCGCAGCGAGATCGCGGTGTTTCCTGGCAAGAGCCTCGACAACCCTTTGTCGATGAACACGGTGGACGTCTGTCCCGTGGGGGCGCTCGTTTCTGCGGATTTCCTGTACCAGGCGCGCGTTTGGAACCTGAGCCGCAAGGATTCGATGTGCCCCGACTGTAGCGTGGGCTGCAACACGCGCGTGGACGTCGACAAAAAGAACGTGGTGAAACGCATCACGCCTCGTCGCAACGACCAGGTGAACCGCTCGTGGATGTGCGACGAGGGGCGGCTCAGCTTCCCCTATGTGTACGAGGGGCGTCTCGACAAGCCACGGGTGGAGGGCCAAAGCAGCACGTGGGCGCAGGCGTTCGCAGCCGTGCAGTCATTGCTGGGGGCTGGCCAACGTATCGCCGTGGGCGTAAGCGCCTGGAACACCGCCGAAACGATGAGCGAAGCGCAGAAGCTCTCTGCGAAGTTGTCTGCCAAGCTTTTCGGGTACGCTGCTCCGGGCCGAGCCGAGCAGGTGTTCCCGGGCTTCCGGATCTCGGGTGATCGCAACCCCAACCGGGCTGGCCTCGCCACACTCGGTGTGAACGACGCCGAGGCCTCCGTTGCAGCTGCCGCATCCGACGTGATCGATACCCTGGTGCTGGTCCACAACATTCCGGATCCGGCGGCCGCCGCGGTGGTGGCCCCGGTCGTCGAACGGGCTCGTCACGTGGTCCTGCTGCACTTTGCCCCGGCCCCGTGGTTGCCGGGGGCGAAGGCGAAGGTGGTGCTGCCCACCCTCACCCATTTCGAGTCGCAGGGGCACTACGTCAACGGCCAAGGTCTTTCCCAGGCCTTCGAGCCCGTCGTCGAACCCGTGACCGCGGGACGTTCGTCTCACGAGATCCTGCACGACCTGCAGATGCCCGCCCCGGGCGCAAAGGCGGTGTGA
- a CDS encoding NADH-quinone oxidoreductase subunit A codes for MLTQYISLALFALVAFALGAGVLAFASAVGPRVRSRQKFEPYECGLEQVDTPHKPVAIKFYTFALLFILFDVETIFLLPWAFGFKGLIGSGALPLVLVFLGLLALGLYYVIKTGALEWQ; via the coding sequence ATGCTCACCCAATACATCTCCCTCGCTCTTTTCGCTCTCGTAGCGTTTGCGTTGGGAGCGGGTGTGCTCGCTTTTGCTTCGGCCGTAGGGCCGCGTGTGCGGAGCCGCCAAAAGTTCGAGCCTTACGAGTGTGGCCTCGAACAGGTGGATACACCTCACAAACCCGTCGCCATCAAGTTCTACACCTTCGCGCTGCTCTTCATTCTGTTCGACGTTGAGACCATCTTCCTGCTTCCGTGGGCGTTTGGTTTCAAAGGTCTGATTGGCAGCGGGGCCTTGCCCCTCGTGCTGGTGTTCCTGGGATTGTTGGCGTTGGGGCTGTACTACGTCATCAAGACCGGAGCGCTAGAATGGCAGTAG
- the uvrA gene encoding excinuclease ABC subunit UvrA, translating into MDKIVIRGARTHNLKDVHLEIPRNKFVVITGLSGSGKSSLAFDTIFAEGQRRYVESLSAYARQFLDQMDKPDVDSIEGLSPAIAIEQKTVPRNPRSSVGTITEIYDHLRLLWARVGHVFCWSCGARIQSFSVQQMVDQVLALKPGTRFSVLAPMVRAQRGDFTKELARLAHEGFVRADVDGELVELSEPPALDPDTTHTIEVYVDRLVLKDGIRQRLADSIELAAKLSGGLVRIAPLEGEDLLFSETCVCPTCSVSYPPLSPKLFSFNSPVGACPACDGLGAKLFFDPELIVRDPELSLREGVIEAWERRNAPFYQQVLAALSEHQGFDLDTPWKKLSAKVRKLILEGSGSKEIPISIERNGRSQSFTRPFEGVLPNLQRRFEDHVKRQRDQGRAGEEDFEAVFDEFHRYMREARCETCEGTRLRTEARHVKVGDKALTEVTGMTVKEALAFFETLELPRKERLIADRLLREIASRLRFLAAVGVDYLSLDRSAASLSGGEAQRIRLATQIGSGLVGVLYILDEPSIGLHPRDNARLLETLFRLRDLGNSVLVVEHDEETIRKADWVIDMGPRAGELGGRVVAAGPPDVVAANEASLTGDFLSLRKFIPVPKRRRTTKGKHLTLSGARAHNLKNVTVKIPLGTFVCVTGVSGSGKSSLIVDTLLPALKAALHRSKPPHAPYDELDGLTHVDSVIDIDQSPIGRTPRSNPATYTGLFGFIRELFAELPESKARGYKSGRYSFNVKGGRCETCQGDGIIRIEMHFLPDVYVQCDACQGRRYNRETLEIKYRNASVADVLDMTVDQAHGFLENIPKLRPKLETLREVGLGYVKLGQAGNTLSGGEAQRMKLAKELAKKSTGQTVYVLDEPTTGLHLADIDQLLGVLQRLVDAGNTVIVIEHDLDVIKTADWVIDLGPEGGPGGGQVVAEGPPEDVAKVAASHTGRFLRKVL; encoded by the coding sequence ATGGATAAGATCGTCATCAGGGGCGCGCGCACCCACAACCTCAAGGACGTCCACCTCGAGATCCCGCGCAACAAGTTCGTCGTGATCACGGGGCTCTCGGGGTCCGGGAAGTCCTCGCTGGCCTTCGACACGATCTTCGCGGAAGGCCAGCGCCGCTACGTCGAGTCACTTTCGGCCTACGCACGCCAGTTTTTGGACCAGATGGACAAGCCCGATGTCGACAGCATCGAAGGGCTCTCCCCGGCCATCGCAATCGAGCAAAAGACCGTGCCTCGCAACCCGCGCTCCAGCGTGGGCACCATCACCGAGATCTACGACCACCTCCGCCTGTTGTGGGCGCGGGTGGGCCACGTGTTTTGTTGGAGCTGCGGCGCGCGCATCCAATCTTTCAGCGTCCAGCAAATGGTCGACCAGGTGTTGGCCCTGAAGCCTGGCACCCGCTTTTCGGTGCTGGCGCCGATGGTGCGCGCGCAGCGCGGCGACTTTACCAAGGAGCTGGCTCGTCTCGCCCACGAAGGGTTCGTCCGCGCAGACGTCGACGGCGAGCTGGTGGAATTGAGTGAGCCGCCCGCACTCGACCCGGACACGACGCATACCATCGAGGTCTACGTGGATAGGCTGGTCCTCAAGGACGGGATCCGGCAGCGGCTCGCGGACTCCATCGAGCTGGCCGCGAAGCTGTCGGGGGGACTCGTCAGGATCGCCCCCCTCGAGGGCGAAGACCTGCTGTTCAGCGAAACCTGCGTCTGTCCGACGTGCAGCGTCTCTTACCCGCCTCTGTCGCCGAAGCTCTTTTCCTTCAACAGCCCCGTGGGGGCGTGCCCCGCTTGTGACGGGCTGGGCGCCAAGCTCTTCTTCGACCCCGAGCTCATCGTCCGCGACCCCGAGCTGTCGCTGCGCGAAGGTGTCATCGAAGCCTGGGAGCGCCGCAACGCCCCCTTTTACCAGCAGGTGCTTGCAGCCTTGTCTGAACACCAGGGTTTCGACCTGGACACGCCGTGGAAGAAGCTCTCGGCAAAAGTGAGAAAGCTCATCCTCGAAGGGTCAGGCTCCAAGGAGATCCCGATCTCCATCGAGCGCAACGGCCGAAGCCAATCGTTCACGCGACCGTTCGAGGGGGTTCTGCCCAACCTCCAGCGCCGCTTCGAGGACCACGTCAAGCGCCAGCGGGACCAGGGCCGCGCGGGCGAGGAAGACTTCGAGGCGGTCTTCGACGAATTCCACCGCTACATGCGCGAAGCGCGCTGCGAGACCTGCGAGGGAACACGCCTGCGCACGGAGGCCCGCCACGTCAAGGTGGGTGACAAAGCACTCACCGAGGTCACGGGCATGACGGTGAAGGAGGCGCTCGCGTTCTTCGAGACGCTGGAGCTGCCCCGCAAAGAGCGGCTCATCGCGGACCGCTTGCTGAGGGAGATCGCCAGCCGCTTGCGCTTCCTGGCCGCCGTGGGCGTCGATTACCTGTCCCTCGACCGCAGCGCCGCTTCGCTGTCGGGAGGCGAGGCGCAGCGCATTCGTCTGGCCACGCAGATCGGCAGCGGGCTCGTGGGGGTGCTCTACATCCTCGACGAGCCCTCGATCGGCCTTCACCCGCGGGACAACGCCCGCCTGCTCGAGACCCTCTTTCGCCTGAGAGATCTGGGTAACTCGGTGCTGGTCGTCGAGCACGACGAGGAGACGATCCGGAAGGCCGACTGGGTGATCGACATGGGTCCGCGCGCCGGCGAACTCGGTGGGCGCGTGGTGGCCGCAGGCCCTCCCGACGTGGTTGCGGCGAACGAAGCCTCCCTCACCGGGGACTTCCTCTCTTTACGCAAGTTCATCCCGGTTCCCAAGCGCCGCCGAACGACCAAGGGGAAGCATCTGACGTTGTCCGGCGCTCGTGCGCACAACTTGAAGAACGTCACGGTGAAGATCCCCCTTGGGACCTTCGTGTGTGTGACGGGGGTTTCGGGCTCGGGCAAGAGCAGCCTCATCGTGGACACCTTGCTGCCCGCACTCAAGGCAGCGCTTCACCGCAGCAAGCCACCGCACGCCCCCTACGACGAACTCGACGGCCTCACCCACGTCGATAGCGTCATCGACATCGACCAAAGCCCCATCGGACGCACGCCGCGCTCGAACCCAGCAACCTACACGGGCCTCTTTGGGTTCATTCGTGAGCTCTTCGCGGAGCTACCCGAATCGAAGGCCCGCGGCTACAAGTCAGGCCGCTACTCCTTCAACGTGAAAGGCGGCCGGTGCGAGACCTGCCAGGGGGACGGCATCATCCGCATCGAGATGCACTTTCTTCCGGACGTGTACGTGCAGTGCGACGCCTGCCAGGGCCGTCGCTACAACCGCGAGACGCTCGAGATCAAGTACCGCAACGCTTCGGTCGCCGACGTGCTCGACATGACGGTGGACCAGGCCCACGGCTTCCTCGAGAACATCCCCAAGTTACGGCCGAAGCTCGAGACCTTACGCGAGGTGGGCCTGGGCTACGTGAAGCTAGGGCAAGCGGGGAACACGCTTTCGGGGGGCGAAGCGCAACGAATGAAGTTGGCCAAGGAGCTGGCCAAGAAGTCCACGGGGCAAACGGTGTACGTCCTTGACGAGCCCACGACGGGCCTGCACTTGGCGGACATCGACCAACTGCTTGGCGTGCTGCAGCGTCTCGTGGACGCAGGCAATACGGTCATCGTCATCGAACACGACCTCGACGTCATCAAGACGGCAGACTGGGTCATCGACCTTGGCCCCGAGGGAGGCCCTGGCGGCGGCCAGGTGGTCGCGGAGGGTCCACCCGAGGACGTGGCCAAGGTCGCAGCGAGCCACACGGGACGGTTCTTGCGCAAGGTTCTTTGA
- a CDS encoding NADH-quinone oxidoreductase subunit C codes for MGNALIVFDPTTGPPIAQRVQAQFEGRLLRGYQEGLQQGFDVTAEVAPSLLAFLRNDLGCTCLVDLTAVDYAKYPEAQPARFGVIYILLCPETGARVKVRAFVADSAPRLATAVPLFAGADWAEREVFDFFGIVFEGHPNLKRILLPDGYRDHPLRKGYPLRGKGERADFEVYRAFTG; via the coding sequence ATGGGGAACGCGCTCATCGTTTTCGACCCGACGACCGGACCGCCCATCGCGCAGCGGGTGCAAGCGCAGTTCGAAGGGCGGCTGCTTCGGGGGTATCAAGAGGGCCTTCAGCAGGGCTTCGACGTCACCGCCGAGGTGGCCCCATCGCTGCTCGCGTTCCTGCGCAACGACCTTGGCTGCACGTGCCTCGTCGACCTGACCGCGGTCGACTATGCGAAGTACCCCGAGGCGCAACCGGCGCGTTTCGGTGTGATCTACATCTTGCTCTGCCCTGAGACGGGCGCTCGGGTGAAGGTCCGCGCGTTCGTGGCGGACAGCGCTCCTCGTCTTGCCACGGCGGTTCCGCTCTTCGCCGGGGCCGACTGGGCAGAGCGTGAGGTATTCGACTTCTTCGGCATCGTGTTCGAGGGCCACCCGAACTTGAAGCGAATCCTGCTGCCAGACGGCTATCGCGACCACCCGCTGCGCAAAGGCTACCCGCTGCGGGGCAAAGGCGAGCGCGCCGACTTCGAGGTCTATCGCGCCTTCACCGGCTAG
- a CDS encoding NADH-quinone oxidoreductase subunit D, whose product MYSYDTEVSELAENVVSVNVGPSHPAMHGTLRVKLQLAGEKVLACEQEIGFLHTGFEKLGEHHSFNQFITVTDRMNYLSPLNNNIGYALAVEELLGIEVPRRGQVIRTILAEMSRIADHIFCVGLMTMDLGAFSSVLWTMIEREKLYDIFEATTGTRLTTSYTRVGGLAFDLPEGFEARTRQIMDTCEQTLGQLRDSFVNNKIFLDRTQGVGVITKDQALSFGLSGPVARASGVPLDQRAYRPYLVYPELDFSVPLHEEGDCLARYLIRIDELEQSIAMVRQALKLLEPGPINHESAKRILPSKDLVYRDMESLIHHFKVVMPGQDHGIHPPKAELYSSTEAPNGELGFFLVSDGSHSAYRMRVRSPSFYNYQLLSHILPGHMVSDLVAILGSMNVIAGELDR is encoded by the coding sequence ATGTATAGCTACGACACCGAGGTTTCAGAGCTGGCCGAGAACGTGGTCTCGGTCAACGTGGGCCCTTCCCACCCGGCCATGCACGGCACTTTGCGTGTGAAGCTTCAGCTGGCGGGTGAGAAGGTTTTGGCTTGCGAGCAGGAGATCGGGTTCCTTCACACCGGCTTCGAGAAGCTCGGAGAACACCACTCGTTCAATCAGTTCATCACGGTGACCGATCGGATGAACTACCTCTCGCCGCTCAACAACAACATCGGGTACGCCCTGGCGGTCGAAGAGCTGCTGGGCATCGAGGTGCCACGCCGCGGGCAGGTCATCCGCACGATCTTGGCCGAGATGAGCCGGATCGCCGACCACATCTTCTGCGTGGGCCTCATGACGATGGATCTGGGGGCCTTCAGCTCGGTCCTCTGGACCATGATCGAGCGCGAGAAGCTCTACGACATCTTCGAGGCTACCACCGGGACACGCCTCACGACCAGCTACACCCGCGTGGGTGGTCTTGCCTTCGACCTGCCAGAGGGGTTCGAGGCGCGGACCCGCCAGATCATGGACACTTGCGAGCAGACCTTGGGTCAGCTCCGGGACAGCTTCGTCAACAACAAGATCTTTCTCGATCGCACCCAGGGCGTTGGTGTCATCACCAAGGACCAGGCGCTCTCGTTCGGCCTTTCGGGGCCTGTGGCCCGGGCCTCGGGTGTTCCCCTCGACCAGCGCGCCTACCGGCCCTACCTCGTTTACCCCGAGCTGGATTTTTCGGTGCCGCTGCACGAAGAGGGCGATTGCCTGGCGCGGTACCTGATTCGCATCGACGAGCTCGAGCAGAGCATCGCGATGGTACGCCAGGCGTTGAAGCTCCTCGAGCCGGGGCCCATCAACCACGAAAGCGCCAAACGGATTCTTCCCAGCAAGGATCTGGTTTATCGGGATATGGAGTCGCTCATCCACCACTTCAAGGTGGTGATGCCCGGGCAAGACCATGGCATCCATCCCCCGAAGGCGGAACTCTATTCGTCGACGGAAGCTCCCAACGGCGAGCTTGGGTTCTTTTTGGTCTCGGACGGCAGCCACAGCGCTTACCGCATGCGGGTCCGCTCGCCTTCCTTCTACAACTACCAACTTCTGTCGCACATCCTGCCTGGCCACATGGTTTCGGACCTCGTGGCGATCTTGGGCTCGATGAACGTCATCGCAGGAGAGCTCGACCGATGA
- the nuoF gene encoding NADH-quinone oxidoreductase subunit NuoF — translation MSNTPQQASTNPAALPSAVPFEPVLSRHFGHPQSHTIAYYESHGGYETARAFVGTPAADITQKVKDAGLRGRGGAGFPTGMKWGFLAKNTGKPTYLAVNGDESEPGTFKDRYILELDPHQLVEGVILASYAIGCQHAFIYLRGEFILGFERLCAAVAEARARGYVGPNIFGKGYDLQITIVRGAGAYICGEETGMLSSIEGGRGYPKVKPPFPAVSGLFGCPTIVNNVETICNVTHILKHGPSWFRQWGTEKSPGYKLFCVSGDVVRPGLVEVPLATPLSAIINEHCGGVAGKSIKAVIPGGSSAPLIKGDKVADVTMDYECLAAHKSMLGSGAITVMNETRDIVSAIYNLMRFYHHESCGQCTPCREGTGWLEKLMHKFHHGHGAKQDIDLVWEITRNMQGKTICVLADAAVMPMQSYLSSFPEEFQAKCKG, via the coding sequence ATGTCCAATACCCCCCAGCAAGCGTCGACGAACCCCGCCGCCCTCCCGAGTGCGGTGCCCTTCGAGCCGGTCTTGAGCCGGCACTTCGGACACCCCCAGTCGCATACGATCGCCTACTACGAGAGCCACGGGGGGTACGAGACCGCCCGCGCCTTTGTGGGCACGCCCGCCGCTGACATCACTCAGAAGGTCAAGGACGCCGGCCTCAGAGGCCGAGGGGGGGCAGGCTTCCCCACCGGCATGAAGTGGGGCTTTCTGGCCAAGAACACGGGCAAACCCACGTACTTGGCCGTCAACGGAGACGAAAGCGAGCCGGGGACCTTCAAGGACCGTTACATCCTCGAGCTCGACCCCCACCAGTTGGTCGAAGGGGTCATTCTGGCGTCGTACGCGATTGGCTGTCAGCACGCCTTCATTTACCTGCGGGGCGAGTTCATCCTGGGATTCGAACGCCTTTGCGCCGCGGTCGCCGAGGCGCGTGCGCGCGGCTACGTGGGGCCGAACATCTTCGGCAAGGGCTACGATCTGCAGATCACGATCGTTCGAGGCGCGGGCGCCTACATTTGCGGCGAAGAGACGGGCATGTTGTCCTCGATTGAGGGAGGGCGCGGCTACCCCAAGGTCAAACCACCGTTTCCGGCCGTGTCCGGACTCTTTGGCTGCCCCACCATCGTCAACAACGTCGAGACGATCTGCAACGTCACGCACATCCTGAAGCACGGACCGTCTTGGTTCCGCCAGTGGGGCACCGAAAAGAGCCCCGGTTACAAGCTCTTCTGCGTTTCGGGGGACGTGGTACGCCCCGGACTCGTCGAAGTGCCACTGGCCACCCCACTCTCGGCGATCATCAACGAACACTGTGGGGGTGTCGCCGGAAAGAGCATCAAAGCCGTGATTCCCGGCGGGTCATCGGCTCCCCTCATCAAGGGCGACAAGGTCGCCGACGTGACGATGGACTACGAGTGCCTCGCGGCGCACAAGAGCATGCTGGGCTCGGGCGCCATCACCGTGATGAACGAGACCCGGGACATCGTGAGCGCCATCTACAACCTGATGCGCTTTTATCATCACGAGTCCTGCGGCCAGTGTACGCCTTGCCGAGAGGGCACGGGCTGGCTCGAGAAACTGATGCACAAGTTTCATCACGGTCACGGAGCGAAGCAGGACATCGATCTCGTATGGGAGATCACGCGCAACATGCAGGGCAAGACGATCTGCGTTCTGGCCGATGCGGCCGTGATGCCCATGCAGAGCTACTTGTCCTCGTTCCCCGAAGAATTCCAAGCGAAGTGCAAAGGTTGA
- the nuoB gene encoding NADH-quinone oxidoreductase subunit NuoB, with the protein MAVEKPFDITTTTLESAINWARSNSMWPMPFGVACCAIEMMAALMSKYDASRFGSEVLKFSPRQSDLLIVSGRISLKMMPVLMRIWEQMPEPKWCISMGACASSGGVFDTYALIQGIDQFLPVDAYIPGCPPRPEAFIEALMVVQEKAREGKASTQAYTEKAQQV; encoded by the coding sequence ATGGCAGTAGAGAAGCCTTTCGATATCACCACGACGACGCTCGAGAGCGCCATCAACTGGGCGCGCTCGAACAGCATGTGGCCCATGCCTTTCGGCGTGGCCTGTTGTGCCATCGAGATGATGGCGGCATTGATGTCGAAATACGACGCCTCCCGCTTCGGCTCCGAGGTGCTCAAGTTTTCGCCCCGCCAGAGTGACCTGCTCATCGTCTCGGGGCGAATCTCCTTGAAGATGATGCCCGTGCTCATGCGGATTTGGGAGCAGATGCCGGAGCCGAAGTGGTGCATCTCGATGGGCGCCTGCGCCTCGAGCGGAGGCGTATTCGACACCTACGCGCTCATCCAGGGAATCGACCAGTTTCTTCCCGTGGATGCCTACATCCCTGGCTGCCCGCCTCGCCCCGAAGCGTTCATCGAGGCCTTGATGGTCGTTCAGGAAAAAGCCCGCGAGGGCAAGGCCTCGACCCAGGCCTACACCGAAAAAGCGCAGCAGGTTTGA